A window of the Cannabis sativa cultivar Pink pepper isolate KNU-18-1 chromosome X, ASM2916894v1, whole genome shotgun sequence genome harbors these coding sequences:
- the LOC133031707 gene encoding probable CCR4-associated factor 1 homolog 6, protein MSILSKGDSIHIREVWNDNLDEEFALIRDIVDRFNYIAMDTEFPGVVLRPVGNFKNINDYNYQTLKDNVDMLKLIQLGLTFSDEDGNLPTCGTDKFCIWQFNFREFNISEDVFASDSIELLRQCGIDFKKNNEKGIDVNRFGELLMSSGIVLNDGVNWVTFHSGYDFGYLLKLLTCRSLPDSQADFFDLINIYFPMVYDIKHLMKFCNSLHGGLNKLAELLDVERVGVCHQAGSDSLLTACTFRKLRETFFSGSTEKYAGVLYGLGVENGQSTN, encoded by the coding sequence ATGTCGATTCTATCGAAAGGTGATTCTATTCACATCAGAGAAGTATGGAATGATAATCTTGACGAAGAGTTTGCATTAATTCGTGATATTGTTGATCGGTTCAATTATATTGCTATGGATACTGAGTTTCCCGGTGTTGTACTTCGCCCTGTGGGAAATTTCAAGAACATTAATGACTATAATTACCAGACTCTGAAAGACAATGTTGATATGTTGAAATTGATTCAATTGGGTCTCACATTCTCTGACGAGGATGGGAACCTTCCAACTTGCGGAACTGATAAGTTTTGCATTTGGCAATTCAATTTTCGTGAGTTCAACATAAGCGAAGATGTCTTTGCTAGTGATTCGATTGAGTTGTTGCGTCAGTGTGGGATTGATTTCAAGAAGAACAACGAGAAGGGTATTGATGTGAATCGCTTTGGTGAGCTTTTGATGTCATCTGGGATTGTGTTAAACGATGGTGTTAATTGGGTGACATTTCACAGCGGGTACGATTTTGGGTACTTGCTCAAGCTATTGACCTGTAGAAGTTTACCCGATTCACAAGCAGATTTCTTTGATTTGATCAATATCTACTTCCCAATGGTGTATGACATCAAGCATTTGATGAAGTTTTGCAACAGCCTCCATGGTGGGTTGAATAAGCTTGCTGAGTTGTTGGATGTGGAAAGAGTTGGTGTGTGCCATCAAGCCGGTTCTGATAGTTTGCTCACAGCTTGCACATTCAGGAAATTGAGGGAAACATTTTTCAGTGGCTCCACTGAGAAATATGCAGGTGTGCTATATGGTCTTGGTGTTGAGAATGGACAGAGTACTAATTGA